A window of the bacterium genome harbors these coding sequences:
- a CDS encoding RNA methyltransferase produces the protein MIQSSTNPRIQKAKKIGKNRNEKLFLIEGKKLLLEAIGSRLKCEEVFVTPEVWAKEKQWLKPLEEQGTTIYLVTPRLLKSISDVQTPQGMLGVARKPLLVQSLAIAKFALLLISIRDPGNFGAILRTAEASGCEWVSYNSDCVDPFLPKVVRASMGSLFRVPLMEIGDATDFLKQGLQRNIQSCGLVTRNGRSLLDWKPVFPLIVCIGSESRGLPADLPVDEKVSIPMKGHVESLNAAVAAAICLYTISFYAQQH, from the coding sequence ATGATTCAAAGTTCGACGAATCCCCGCATTCAAAAGGCTAAGAAAATAGGCAAAAATCGGAACGAAAAACTCTTCTTGATTGAAGGCAAAAAGCTCTTGCTTGAAGCAATTGGTTCGAGGTTGAAGTGTGAAGAAGTATTTGTAACTCCCGAGGTTTGGGCAAAAGAAAAGCAGTGGTTGAAACCACTGGAAGAACAGGGCACGACTATTTATCTTGTCACACCGAGGCTTTTGAAGTCGATCTCTGACGTCCAGACGCCTCAAGGCATGCTTGGAGTGGCACGAAAACCGCTCCTTGTACAATCTCTGGCGATAGCGAAATTTGCGCTCTTACTGATATCCATCCGTGACCCTGGCAATTTCGGCGCAATTCTTCGCACTGCAGAAGCAAGCGGCTGCGAATGGGTCAGCTACAATTCGGATTGCGTGGATCCCTTTCTGCCGAAGGTGGTACGCGCCTCCATGGGAAGTCTGTTTCGTGTCCCGCTGATGGAAATAGGAGATGCCACGGATTTTCTGAAACAGGGGCTGCAGCGAAATATCCAGTCCTGCGGTCTGGTAACCAGAAACGGGCGTTCCCTTTTGGATTGGAAACCGGTTTTTCCGCTGATCGTTTGCATCGGCTCGGAAAGCCGCGGACTGCCGGCGGATTTGCCCGTAGACGAAAAAGTTTCCATACCGATGAAAGGGCATGTAGAGTCACTCAACGCCGCCGTTGCCGCTGCGATTTGTCTTTACACGATCTCTTTCTACGCTCAACAACACTAG